The stretch of DNA GGGGCCCCCGGCCCCTCGCGGGGGTCCAGGGGGCAGCGCCCCCTGGGCTTGCGGCCTGGCGGGCTCGGGGCAGCGCCTCAGCGCTCGGCCCACAGGGCGCGTGTGCCTTTCACGGCCAGGCGGCACAGGGGGCGGCCCTGGAAGTGCAGCACGGCGAAGGGCGCACGCGGGGCGGGCAGGGCCTGCCCGGCCAGCAGGCGGGCGATGTCGTCCACGGAGTCGGCGTGCACGGCGCAGGCAGGGTCGGCGGGCAGGATGGCGCGCAGGCGCGGGTTGGGGCGGAAGCGCCCGGCCTGGAAGCGGCCCAGGGGCAGCCCCTGCCAGGCCAGCCCGGGCGGCAGCAGGGCGGGGGCCAGGCGGTGGACGAGGAACAGCGCGTCGCCGAAGCGCCGGGGCTCGCCGGGGGGCAGGCCGGAGAAGTCGGCCCCGGCCTGGGCGCAGGCGGCGGCCTCGGCGGCGGTCAGGCTGGCGCCTTTGTGCGGCGCGGTTTCGGGGGCTGGCGCCGGGGTTTCGGAGGGTCGCCCCGGGCGGCGCAGTCGCGCGAGGTAGAAGCCCTGGCCGCCCGAGGCGTCGCCGTCCACGGGCAGCACCCCCTCCAGCCCGGCCACGGCGGGCGGGCGCACGGCGAAGCCGGGCGGCGGGGCCAGGGGGTCCAGTTCCAGGCCCAGGTGGTCCAGGGCCCAGGCGGTCTGGGCCTCGTTTTCCGCCGGGCTGGTGGTGCAGGTGGAATAGAGCAGCGCCCCCCCGGGGGCCAGCAGGACCGCCGCGCGGGTGAGCAGCTCGCGTTGCAGGCGTTCCAGGGGCTCGGCCTTGGCGCCCTGCCAGCGCCGGGCCTCGGGGTGCTTATCCAGGGTGCCCAGGCCCGAGCAGGGCGGGTCGAGCAGAATGAAGGGCCACGAGCCGTCGGCCAGGGGCGCGGCCTGTCCGGGGAAGGAGCAGGTGGCGCAGGCCAGGGCGTTGACGCGCTCCAGGGTCCGGCGCAGGGTTTCCAGGCGCGCGCCGTTGGGCTCGTTGGCCAGCACGAAGCCCCCGGGCCCCACGAGCAGGGCCAAAAGCCCGGTCTTGCTGCCGGGGCTGGCGCACAGGTCGAGCACGGCGGCGCCCGGCGGCGGCGCCAGCAGCAGCGGCGGCAGCATGGACGATTTGTCCTGCACATGGATCAGCCCGAAGAAGTTGGCCACGCTGGAGCCCAGGGGCCGGGGCTCGGCCAGCAGGCGCTGGGCCAGGGGCGAGAAGGCCTCGGCCTCGAAGGCGTAGCCCTGGGCCTGCAGCAGGGCCCGGGCCAGGGGGATGTCTGGCCCGGGGCAGGCGAAGCGGAAGGTGCGCCCCGGGGGGGCGGCGGGTTCGGTCATGGTTCCTCGCTCTGGCGCGGGCCTTTGCGCGCGGCGCGCCGGGGGCAGGATAGCCCGGCGCGCCGCGCGGCACAATGCCTGACGCCGCCGGGCGGCCCATGAACCTTTTGCGTCCGCGCCAAGAAGGTGCTACAGGGAGGTTTCTCCGGCGCCCCCCAGGGGCCGACCGATACCGCGAACCTCCCCGGGCCCCGGCCCGGACAGACGCATCCAAGGAGCGCACAGATGGGTTGTATCCGCATGCTGGCGGCCTGCATCCTGGCCCTGACCCTCCTGCTGCCCGGCGCCGCCGGGGCCCAGGAGCCCGCCAAGACCTTCGCCGTACTGCCCTTTGCCATCAACGGGCCGGACAAGTACCAGTATCTGTCCCGGGGCATCCAGGACATGCTCGTTTCGCGCCTGACCTGGCCCAACAAGCTCGTGCCGCTGGACAAGGACAAGATCGCCGCCGCCGTGAGCGCCGCGCCCACGGGCGACGCCGAGGCCGCCGCCCTGCTGCCCGCCCTGGGGGCGGACTACGTGGTCTGGGGCAGCGTGACCATGCTCGGCGAGCAGTGCAGCCTCGACGTGCGCGCCACCAGCGCCGAGGGCACCGTGCCCGAAAGCGCCCAGGCCGAGCTGAGCGGGCTCATCCCGGCCCTGGAGGGCGTGGCCAAGAACCTCAACGCCAGCGCCTTCCAGCGCGAGCAGCCCCAGGCCCAGGCCCAGGGCGCCGCCAAGAAGCGCGTCAACGTCATGAACCCCGAGCTGGTCCACAACGAGCGGGACAACACACAGGAATACTACATCAACCCCGAATTCCGCTACCAGGGCTCCCAGGACACCCCGGGCCGCTGGCGCAGCCCCTCGCTGCCCTTCATCTCCGTGGGCATGATCGCCGGGGACGCCGACGGCGACGGCAAGACGGAAATGTTCTTCCTGAGCGAGCGCTCCGTCCACGCCTACCGCCTGGATGGCGACAAGTTCCAGCCCCTGGCCGAGATCGCCCCCGGCGGCAAGACGGACATGCTCAACATCAACCTCATCGATCTCAACGGCGACGGGCTCAAGGAGATCGTGGTCTCCGGCTTCATAAAGGACGGGCCCTACTCGTACATCTACAATTTCAAGGACGGCAAGTTCGTGCCCGTGGCCGAGCGCATCAAGCTGTTCCTCAACGTGGTCAACATGCCGCCCACCTACCAGCCGACCCTGGTCGGCCAGCGCCCGGGCCGCAACAACGTGCTCAACGAGACCCCCGTGCACGAGGTGGTCAAGGTCGGCAGCGAATACACCCTGGGCAAGCGCGTTCCGCTGCCCTCCAGCGCCAACGTCTTCAACTTCGCCTACCTGCCGCAGAAGGGCACCGACTACAAGATCCTGATCATCGACAGCAGCGACCACCTGAACATCTACACCCCGCGCTTCGACCTGCTGGCCACCACCATGGAACAGTACGGCGGCTCCGCCCTGGGCTTCGAAGTGCCTGATACCATCGCCGGCTTCGGCACCAACCGCGACCAGTACGTCAACATCTACTACCTGCCCCTGCGCATGCTCATCACCGACCTGGACAGCAACGGCGAGTTCGAGGTCATGGTCAACAAGGACATCTCCGTGGCCGCGCAGTTCTTCCAGCGCTACCGCTTCTTCCCCAACGGCGAGATCCACTCCATGTTCTGGGACGGGGTGGGCCTGTCCCTGGCCTGGAAGACCCGGCGCATCAAGGGCACCGTGTCGGACTACGGCCTGGCCGACGTGAACAACGACGGCGTCACCGACCTCTACGTGTGCCTGAACACCTACCCCGGCCCCGCAGGCATCGCCCAGCGCAAGACCGTGGTCTTCGCCTACACCCTGGACACGGGCAGCCTCGAAGCGCCCCTGGACAGGGAGGCCGAGTAACCCCGCCCCGGGCAGGCACCGCCCGCCCGGGACACATCGCCCAAAGGGAGACACGCAGATGAAGGCACACCGTCACCTGGCCGCGCCCACCGGCAAGGCCGCCCTGCTCCTGGCCGCGCTGCTGGTGGCTGCGGCCTGCCTGCTGCCCGGCGCCGCCCGCGCCCAGGCCATCACCCTGTCCTACGCCAACTTCCCGCCCGCGCCCACCTTCCCCTGCATCCAGATGGAGCGCTGGGCCGAAGAGGTGCGCGCGCGCACCCAGGGCAAGGTCGAGGTGCAGACCTACCCCGGCTCCACCCTGCTGAGCGCCAAGAACATGTGGAGCGGCGTCATCCAGGGCCAGGCCGACATCGGCTGCATCTCCCTGGGCTACCAGCCCGGCGTGTTCCCCATGATGAGCGTATTCGAGCAGCCCCTGGGCTTCTCCAGCGCAACCTCGGCCAGCCAGGCGCTGTGGGAGTTCTACGCCGCCCGCAAGCCCGAGGAGTTCGCCCGCGTCAAGGTGCTGACCCTGTTCGCCAGCGCGCCCTCCAACATCATGTGCAAGGTGCCCGTGACCAGCCTCGACCAGTTGAAGGGCATGGAGCTGCGCGCCTCGGGCGGTGCCTCCCAGGTCCTGGAGATCCTGGGCGCCACTCCGGTGTCCATGCCCGCCTCCGAAACCCCCGAGGCCTTGCAGAAGGGGCTCATCAAGGGCGTGCTCTCCTCCTTCGACTGGCTCAAGGACTTCAACTTCGCCGAGCACCTCAAGTACCAGACCGTGACCAACTTCGTGGTCTACCCCTTCGCGGTGATCATGAACCTCGACAAGTGGAACGCCCTGCCCGCCGATGTGCAGGCCGTGCTGGACGGCCTGTCCGCCGAGCAGGCCGAGTGGACCGGGAAGTACCTCGACGCCCACGTCCAGGAGTCCCTGGACTGGTCGCGCGAGAAGTACGGCATCGAGATCGTCGAGCTGCCCGAAGGCGAGCTGGCCAAGGCCGAAGCCGCCCTGGCCGTGATGCTCGACGACTGGAAGGCCCAGGCCGCCGCCAAGGGCGTGCCCGCCGACGAGGTCCTGGCCGAGGCCAAGGCCCTGCGGCAGAAATACGACAAGTAGCCGCCTGGCGGCACCACAGGCGCCGG from Desulfocurvus vexinensis DSM 17965 encodes:
- a CDS encoding FG-GAP repeat domain-containing protein, coding for MGCIRMLAACILALTLLLPGAAGAQEPAKTFAVLPFAINGPDKYQYLSRGIQDMLVSRLTWPNKLVPLDKDKIAAAVSAAPTGDAEAAALLPALGADYVVWGSVTMLGEQCSLDVRATSAEGTVPESAQAELSGLIPALEGVAKNLNASAFQREQPQAQAQGAAKKRVNVMNPELVHNERDNTQEYYINPEFRYQGSQDTPGRWRSPSLPFISVGMIAGDADGDGKTEMFFLSERSVHAYRLDGDKFQPLAEIAPGGKTDMLNINLIDLNGDGLKEIVVSGFIKDGPYSYIYNFKDGKFVPVAERIKLFLNVVNMPPTYQPTLVGQRPGRNNVLNETPVHEVVKVGSEYTLGKRVPLPSSANVFNFAYLPQKGTDYKILIIDSSDHLNIYTPRFDLLATTMEQYGGSALGFEVPDTIAGFGTNRDQYVNIYYLPLRMLITDLDSNGEFEVMVNKDISVAAQFFQRYRFFPNGEIHSMFWDGVGLSLAWKTRRIKGTVSDYGLADVNNDGVTDLYVCLNTYPGPAGIAQRKTVVFAYTLDTGSLEAPLDREAE
- a CDS encoding TRAP transporter substrate-binding protein, producing MKAHRHLAAPTGKAALLLAALLVAAACLLPGAARAQAITLSYANFPPAPTFPCIQMERWAEEVRARTQGKVEVQTYPGSTLLSAKNMWSGVIQGQADIGCISLGYQPGVFPMMSVFEQPLGFSSATSASQALWEFYAARKPEEFARVKVLTLFASAPSNIMCKVPVTSLDQLKGMELRASGGASQVLEILGATPVSMPASETPEALQKGLIKGVLSSFDWLKDFNFAEHLKYQTVTNFVVYPFAVIMNLDKWNALPADVQAVLDGLSAEQAEWTGKYLDAHVQESLDWSREKYGIEIVELPEGELAKAEAALAVMLDDWKAQAAAKGVPADEVLAEAKALRQKYDK
- a CDS encoding RsmB/NOP family class I SAM-dependent RNA methyltransferase produces the protein MTEPAAPPGRTFRFACPGPDIPLARALLQAQGYAFEAEAFSPLAQRLLAEPRPLGSSVANFFGLIHVQDKSSMLPPLLLAPPPGAAVLDLCASPGSKTGLLALLVGPGGFVLANEPNGARLETLRRTLERVNALACATCSFPGQAAPLADGSWPFILLDPPCSGLGTLDKHPEARRWQGAKAEPLERLQRELLTRAAVLLAPGGALLYSTCTTSPAENEAQTAWALDHLGLELDPLAPPPGFAVRPPAVAGLEGVLPVDGDASGGQGFYLARLRRPGRPSETPAPAPETAPHKGASLTAAEAAACAQAGADFSGLPPGEPRRFGDALFLVHRLAPALLPPGLAWQGLPLGRFQAGRFRPNPRLRAILPADPACAVHADSVDDIARLLAGQALPAPRAPFAVLHFQGRPLCRLAVKGTRALWAER